One Archangium lipolyticum DNA segment encodes these proteins:
- a CDS encoding EI24 domain-containing protein → MTHSSPVPTFSARPGPADFFQGLALLLRSWSLIFRTPRLLGLSALCALVTLVALAALAVLLGAYTPELLGWLWTRPEAWYGRIFWYLILTLMFLILFVVGANIVLPVVLAPLQDPLSERTEELCGNYTSPPFQLGPFVQGLLTSVAHTLARIFFLLLGLAVLFPLNLVPVAGNTAWTVLGTLWTMLWLAGEHLAAPMTRHGYRFAEVRRVMRQRWLLCLGFGAGVFVLLWVPILNSFFLPVAVVGGTLLYRGLLVVGNVPPPPSQPIGK, encoded by the coding sequence ATGACCCACTCCTCGCCGGTGCCCACCTTCTCCGCCCGGCCCGGTCCGGCGGATTTCTTCCAGGGCCTCGCCCTGCTCCTCCGGTCCTGGAGCCTCATCTTCCGCACTCCCCGGCTGCTCGGCCTGTCCGCCCTGTGCGCGCTCGTCACCCTGGTGGCCCTGGCCGCACTCGCCGTCCTGCTCGGGGCCTACACGCCGGAGCTCCTGGGGTGGCTCTGGACCCGGCCCGAGGCCTGGTACGGCCGGATCTTCTGGTACCTCATCCTGACGTTGATGTTCCTCATCCTGTTCGTGGTGGGGGCCAACATCGTGCTGCCCGTGGTGCTGGCGCCGCTGCAGGATCCCCTCTCCGAGCGCACCGAGGAGCTGTGCGGGAACTACACCTCGCCGCCCTTCCAGCTCGGGCCCTTCGTCCAGGGGCTGCTCACCAGCGTGGCGCACACCCTGGCGCGTATCTTCTTCCTGCTCCTGGGACTGGCCGTGCTCTTCCCCCTCAACCTGGTGCCCGTGGCGGGCAACACGGCGTGGACGGTGCTGGGCACCTTGTGGACGATGCTCTGGTTGGCCGGTGAGCATCTGGCCGCGCCGATGACGCGCCACGGGTACCGCTTCGCCGAGGTGCGCCGGGTGATGCGCCAGCGCTGGCTGCTGTGCCTGGGCTTCGGAGCGGGCGTCTTCGTCCTGCTCTGGGTTCCGATCCTCAACAGCTTCTTCCTGCCGGTGGCGGTGGTTGGCGGCACGCTCCTCTACCGAGGGCTGCTCGTCGTGGGGAACGTGCCGCCCCCTCCCTCTCAACCTATCGGGAAATAA
- a CDS encoding MXAN_5808 family serine peptidase, producing the protein MPRLFRRILAVAVLLGAWALVGNDRAPLPLTLGAAEAGQGNASDSTRLSGEKGSSHELSSLRVFTKVILYVKDNYVDPKRVRPKEMMIAALEYVEKSVPDVLVDGSAETGKLNVNVNGKTREFDISHVDSLWKMSFTLKDVFDFVNKNMRPMEETRDIEYAAVNGMLSTLDPHSVLLRPEIYREMKLSTKGEFGGLGFVIQMREGNLTVVKVLPKTPAARAGIVKDDQIKKIGEESTVNMDLNEAVGKLRGQVDSRVSITVDRKGWDKPRAMTLSRAMISIESVQSKLLAGNVGYVRLKNFQGNTTRDLQAALSEMRRQTESKGGLKGVVLDLRGNPGGLLEQAIQVSDTFISNGTLVSTVGLSDKLREEKRARPDEGEDTFPVAVLVNAGSASASEIVAGAMKNLNRAVIIGRQTFGKGSVQVLYDFPDDSALKLTIAKYLTPGDVSIQEVGIIPDIELVPSAVTDERVLVFAPRKTIGEADLDQHFGNPNSNSVAKKREDVLGREKPLETVKYLKLDEKQQALAKKAQEDAAKNNETASKGGHPLLDVDSVGTGEELDDQLDAESQEEVKEDFEVQFARDYVLQVPFTDRRQMLQKGKTFVEQKRREEEQRINSAISALNVDWSAGATPKDVKLAGSFSPSADQHIAAGETFDMTVTAENKGGEPLKRVRAYTESDNFYLDRREFLFGSLAPGEKKTWKVKVRLPKDLTSRRDDVTVKFFDDHGALPTTVVSELNFAELPRPAFAFNWQVLDTCDTCNGDGVAQRGEDITLVLDVTNTGKGKALDSFAQIKNVGDPNIFIEKGRFKLGELASGETKTARFQLEVKKGFREATFPLKLAIVDEPLEEFAMEKLELPVSDVPVAKLEPKKSLVKVSEKAELLGSPQPDGTVLAKLSKPAVLNAEAVTKGFYRVELEKDRFAFVRSQDVREARGKATPVQGLTYVARRSPPDIKLDVDYSQGGLVANGDKYTLTGEVDDAQGLLDMYILVNDQKVYFQGVDQNAKANEPRKLKFTTEFSLKEGNNNVLVVARESTDFASRRTLVIRRRPAELAQKLGSAAAPASATKPGKSATP; encoded by the coding sequence ATGCCGCGACTCTTTCGCCGGATCCTCGCCGTCGCCGTTCTTCTTGGGGCCTGGGCCCTCGTGGGCAACGACCGGGCGCCCCTGCCCCTGACACTCGGTGCGGCGGAGGCCGGCCAGGGAAACGCCTCTGACTCCACTCGTCTCTCCGGTGAGAAGGGGAGCTCGCACGAGCTGTCCTCCCTGCGCGTCTTCACGAAGGTCATCCTCTACGTGAAGGACAACTACGTCGACCCCAAGCGCGTGCGGCCCAAGGAGATGATGATCGCCGCGCTGGAGTACGTGGAGAAGAGCGTCCCGGACGTGCTCGTGGACGGCAGCGCCGAGACGGGCAAGCTCAACGTCAACGTCAACGGCAAGACGCGCGAGTTCGACATCAGCCACGTCGACTCGCTGTGGAAGATGTCCTTCACCCTCAAGGACGTCTTCGACTTCGTGAACAAGAACATGCGTCCCATGGAGGAGACGCGTGACATCGAGTACGCGGCCGTCAACGGGATGCTCTCCACGTTGGATCCGCACTCGGTGCTGCTGCGCCCGGAGATCTACCGGGAGATGAAGCTGTCGACGAAGGGCGAGTTCGGCGGCCTGGGCTTCGTCATCCAGATGCGCGAGGGCAACCTCACGGTGGTGAAGGTGCTGCCCAAGACGCCGGCGGCCCGCGCGGGCATCGTGAAGGACGATCAGATCAAGAAGATTGGCGAGGAGTCCACGGTCAACATGGACCTCAACGAGGCCGTGGGGAAGCTGCGCGGCCAGGTGGACAGCCGCGTCTCCATCACCGTGGATCGCAAGGGCTGGGACAAGCCGCGCGCCATGACGCTCAGCCGCGCGATGATCTCCATCGAGAGCGTGCAGTCCAAGCTGCTCGCCGGCAACGTGGGCTATGTCCGGCTGAAGAACTTCCAGGGCAACACCACGCGTGACTTGCAGGCGGCGCTCTCCGAGATGCGCCGGCAGACCGAGTCCAAGGGTGGGCTCAAGGGCGTGGTGTTGGACTTGCGCGGCAACCCGGGCGGTCTGCTGGAGCAGGCCATCCAGGTGTCGGACACCTTCATCTCCAACGGCACGCTGGTGTCGACGGTGGGCCTGTCGGACAAGCTGCGCGAGGAGAAGCGCGCCCGTCCGGACGAGGGTGAGGACACCTTCCCGGTGGCGGTGCTGGTGAACGCGGGCAGCGCCTCGGCCTCGGAGATCGTCGCCGGCGCGATGAAGAACCTCAACCGCGCGGTCATCATCGGCCGCCAGACGTTCGGCAAGGGCAGCGTGCAGGTGCTGTACGACTTCCCGGACGACAGCGCGCTCAAGCTGACCATCGCCAAGTACCTCACCCCGGGCGACGTCTCCATCCAGGAGGTGGGCATCATCCCGGACATCGAGCTGGTGCCCTCGGCCGTCACCGACGAGCGCGTGCTGGTGTTCGCCCCGCGCAAGACGATTGGCGAGGCGGACCTGGATCAGCACTTCGGCAACCCGAACTCGAACTCGGTGGCCAAGAAGCGCGAGGACGTGCTCGGCCGCGAGAAGCCGCTGGAGACGGTGAAGTACCTCAAGCTGGACGAGAAGCAGCAGGCGCTCGCCAAGAAGGCGCAGGAGGATGCCGCCAAGAACAACGAGACGGCGTCCAAGGGCGGCCACCCGCTGCTGGACGTGGACTCGGTGGGCACGGGCGAGGAGCTGGATGATCAGCTCGACGCGGAGAGCCAGGAAGAGGTGAAGGAGGACTTCGAGGTGCAGTTCGCCCGGGACTACGTCCTCCAGGTGCCCTTCACGGACCGCCGCCAGATGCTGCAGAAGGGCAAGACCTTCGTGGAGCAGAAGCGCCGCGAGGAGGAGCAGCGCATCAACTCCGCCATCAGCGCGCTCAACGTGGACTGGAGCGCGGGCGCCACGCCCAAGGACGTGAAGCTCGCGGGCAGCTTCAGCCCCTCGGCCGACCAGCACATCGCCGCGGGCGAGACGTTCGACATGACCGTCACCGCGGAGAACAAGGGCGGCGAGCCCCTCAAGCGCGTGCGCGCCTACACGGAGAGCGACAACTTCTACCTGGACCGCCGCGAGTTCCTCTTCGGCAGCCTGGCTCCGGGGGAGAAGAAGACGTGGAAGGTGAAGGTGCGCCTGCCCAAGGACCTGACCTCGCGCCGCGACGACGTGACGGTGAAGTTCTTCGACGACCACGGCGCGCTGCCCACCACGGTGGTGAGCGAGCTGAACTTCGCGGAGCTGCCGCGCCCCGCCTTCGCCTTCAACTGGCAGGTGCTCGATACCTGCGACACGTGCAACGGTGACGGCGTGGCCCAGCGCGGCGAGGACATCACGCTGGTGCTGGACGTGACGAACACCGGCAAGGGCAAGGCGCTCGACTCGTTCGCGCAGATCAAGAATGTCGGCGACCCGAACATCTTCATCGAGAAGGGCCGCTTCAAGCTGGGCGAGCTGGCCTCGGGCGAGACGAAGACGGCGCGCTTCCAGCTGGAGGTGAAGAAGGGCTTCCGCGAGGCCACCTTCCCGCTGAAGCTGGCCATCGTGGACGAACCCCTCGAGGAGTTCGCCATGGAGAAGCTGGAGCTGCCGGTGTCGGACGTGCCGGTGGCGAAGCTCGAGCCGAAGAAGAGCCTGGTGAAGGTGTCGGAGAAGGCGGAGCTCCTGGGCTCGCCGCAGCCGGACGGCACGGTGCTGGCGAAGCTGAGCAAGCCGGCGGTGCTCAACGCCGAGGCCGTCACCAAGGGCTTCTACCGCGTGGAGCTGGAGAAGGACCGCTTCGCCTTCGTGCGCAGCCAGGACGTGCGCGAGGCGCGCGGCAAGGCCACCCCGGTGCAGGGTCTGACGTACGTGGCCCGCCGCTCGCCGCCGGACATCAAGCTGGACGTGGACTACAGCCAGGGCGGCCTGGTGGCCAACGGGGACAAGTACACCCTCACCGGCGAGGTGGATGACGCCCAGGGCCTGCTGGACATGTACATCCTGGTGAACGACCAGAAGGTGTACTTCCAGGGCGTGGACCAGAACGCGAAGGCGAACGAGCCGCGCAAGCTCAAGTTCACCACCGAGTTCTCCCTCAAGGAGGGCAACAACAACGTCCTGGTGGTGGCGCGCGAGAGCACCGACTTCGCCAGCCGCCGCACCCTGGTCATCCGCCGCCGTCCGGCCGAGCTGGCCCAGAAGCTGGGCTCGGCCGCGGCCCCGGCCTCGGCCACCAAGCCGGGTAAGAGCGCCACGCCGTAA
- a CDS encoding glycerophosphodiester phosphodiesterase: protein MLLLAHRGASADAPENTLSAFQEAVAQGADGVELDAMVCGSGEVVVCHDEKLDRLAGLPWEVRTTSWWKLKQADVGSRLGFAPERIPLLEEVLDALPAHFLVNIELKCDHADDGGLSQKVAEIVTRRELAERVVISSFNPLCLFRTAAAAPSLRRGFLIDPDKRWGPQAYVVTPLVSSHSVHPYHEQCTPERVEEWRRRGLRVAVWTVDDAERARAMEEMGVSYLITNRPRAVREALRAGA, encoded by the coding sequence ATGCTCCTGCTCGCCCACCGAGGTGCCAGCGCCGATGCCCCCGAGAACACCCTCTCCGCCTTCCAGGAGGCCGTGGCCCAGGGGGCCGATGGCGTGGAGCTGGACGCCATGGTGTGCGGCTCCGGCGAGGTGGTGGTGTGCCACGACGAGAAGCTGGATCGGCTCGCGGGCCTGCCCTGGGAGGTGCGCACCACGTCCTGGTGGAAGCTGAAGCAGGCGGACGTGGGCAGCCGGCTCGGCTTCGCGCCCGAGCGCATTCCCCTGTTGGAGGAGGTGTTGGACGCGCTGCCCGCGCACTTCCTCGTCAACATCGAGCTCAAGTGCGACCACGCCGACGACGGAGGCCTCTCCCAGAAGGTGGCGGAGATCGTCACCCGCCGGGAGCTGGCCGAGCGCGTGGTCATCTCCAGCTTCAACCCGCTGTGCCTGTTCCGGACGGCGGCCGCCGCGCCCTCGCTGCGCCGCGGCTTCCTCATCGATCCGGACAAGCGCTGGGGGCCGCAGGCGTACGTGGTGACGCCGCTCGTCTCGTCCCACTCGGTGCACCCCTATCACGAGCAGTGCACGCCGGAGCGGGTGGAGGAGTGGCGCCGCCGGGGCCTGCGCGTGGCGGTGTGGACGGTGGATGACGCGGAGCGCGCCCGGGCGATGGAGGAGATGGGCGTCTCCTACCTCATCACCAACAGGCCCCGCGCCGTGCGCGAGGCCCTGCGCGCCGGGGCCTAG
- a CDS encoding twin-arginine translocase TatA/TatE family subunit has product MLGLRTGEILFIAFILVVVFSAARMGQLGNAVGKFVYSFKKASKGEDLVDAKTLPRAKRGQDVSDAEYTDSGPKRG; this is encoded by the coding sequence ATGCTGGGGCTGCGTACCGGGGAGATCCTTTTCATCGCCTTCATCCTGGTGGTGGTGTTCTCCGCCGCCCGGATGGGTCAACTCGGCAACGCCGTGGGCAAGTTCGTCTACTCGTTCAAGAAGGCCTCCAAGGGCGAGGATCTCGTGGACGCGAAGACCCTGCCCCGCGCCAAACGCGGCCAGGACGTCTCCGACGCCGAGTACACCGACTCCGGCCCGAAGCGCGGCTGA
- a CDS encoding zinc-ribbon domain-containing protein, translating to MIVKCERCQTRFKIPDEKVTEKGVKVRCTKCQHTFRVAREDVSSAAPAPGMSSVEVAPSAKPPATPRAGTPLEVPRTSAPAASSSVPWGNSPAAGKAPGRPGGASPLDTLFDAPGGAPAASGPGVAVARGGAPAVPLPRSMEPPKTPATLDLDPLMEFMGDNTPTPAEALKLAAKAPLPNKPAGALALGATQPNPTVPPAPAARPAPAPKPAQAAAPVPVQVPARSPAPAPVQVPAKSPAPALPKSSAPFSFDENDPFGASDVAATLANPVPTLPPAPKPAPMPVPARSAPPAPKPAQSAAPAPVPVPVRSPVPAPAPVPVHSAPMAFEENDPFALPPDDSPTVPATPTLSPRGAAPVQAHSAPMAFEENDPFALPPDDPPTVPATPTLPPRSAAPVPAPVFEEMEGLEGNNPFVSYEPPPPAPAPARAAAPVPMQAAAPNVMAGGNPFAAFDPVAALPPSAADRMPMTPSGSFDPVAALPPAPAPRASAPAPAPAPAAAPSGIPDWGAPQGAVPAGIPDWGAPQGAVPAGIPDWGATQTVPATPLAKSGAPTERNPFPDFPGPGAPQAREILPDLPTMQPAPAPAPPVIAAPPAKKEEAPGERQGPRLVQRLAAVAAQLVVAAVLVVGLVAVGSAWLNDGRVELSALSPSRIREMVSSTLPLVPKDLSNGLYETRDGHTLFFVRGEVENRGTAPVRVKARVALYDGDQKVKGAEGLVGAVPTPEELYSLSNASEADALRGRLDGAAKEVAPGARAPFVVFFYEYPADLAGFRLDVTFESLAKEGNAGNAQP from the coding sequence ATGATCGTCAAGTGTGAGCGGTGCCAGACGCGGTTCAAGATCCCCGACGAGAAGGTGACGGAAAAGGGGGTCAAGGTCCGTTGCACGAAGTGTCAGCATACCTTCCGGGTCGCGCGTGAGGACGTCTCGTCCGCCGCGCCCGCCCCGGGCATGTCTTCCGTCGAGGTGGCTCCGTCCGCGAAGCCTCCAGCGACACCCCGCGCGGGTACTCCGCTCGAGGTTCCCCGGACCTCCGCGCCCGCCGCCTCGTCCTCCGTGCCCTGGGGCAATTCCCCCGCGGCCGGCAAGGCTCCGGGCCGACCCGGGGGCGCATCTCCCCTCGACACGCTCTTCGATGCGCCGGGCGGTGCCCCGGCGGCCTCGGGTCCCGGCGTCGCCGTTGCCCGAGGGGGCGCTCCCGCCGTCCCGTTGCCCCGCTCGATGGAGCCGCCGAAGACTCCGGCGACGCTCGATCTGGACCCCTTGATGGAGTTCATGGGCGACAACACGCCCACTCCCGCCGAGGCGCTCAAGCTCGCCGCCAAGGCTCCCCTTCCCAACAAGCCCGCCGGGGCGTTGGCGCTCGGCGCGACCCAGCCCAACCCGACGGTTCCGCCCGCCCCGGCCGCCAGGCCCGCTCCGGCGCCCAAGCCCGCCCAGGCCGCCGCGCCCGTGCCCGTCCAGGTCCCGGCGAGGAGCCCCGCACCCGCGCCCGTCCAGGTTCCGGCGAAGAGCCCCGCGCCCGCCCTGCCCAAGAGCAGCGCGCCCTTCTCCTTCGACGAGAACGATCCGTTCGGCGCGAGCGATGTCGCGGCGACGCTCGCGAACCCGGTACCCACGCTGCCTCCAGCGCCCAAGCCGGCACCCATGCCCGTGCCGGCCCGGAGTGCCCCACCGGCTCCCAAGCCGGCCCAGAGCGCCGCGCCCGCGCCCGTCCCGGTTCCGGTCAGGAGCCCCGTGCCCGCGCCCGCGCCCGTCCCGGTGCACAGCGCTCCGATGGCGTTCGAGGAGAACGACCCGTTCGCGCTGCCTCCGGATGATTCGCCGACGGTTCCGGCCACGCCCACGCTGTCGCCCCGGGGCGCCGCGCCCGTCCAGGCGCACAGCGCTCCGATGGCGTTCGAGGAGAACGATCCGTTCGCGCTGCCTCCGGACGATCCGCCGACGGTTCCGGCCACACCCACGCTGCCGCCCCGGAGTGCCGCGCCCGTTCCGGCTCCGGTCTTCGAGGAGATGGAGGGGCTCGAGGGCAACAACCCGTTCGTCTCGTACGAGCCCCCGCCGCCGGCTCCGGCTCCGGCTCGTGCCGCCGCGCCGGTGCCGATGCAGGCCGCTGCCCCGAACGTGATGGCGGGCGGCAACCCGTTCGCCGCGTTCGACCCCGTGGCGGCGTTGCCCCCATCCGCCGCGGACAGGATGCCGATGACGCCCTCGGGCTCGTTCGACCCCGTGGCGGCGCTGCCTCCAGCCCCCGCGCCCAGGGCGTCCGCTCCGGCTCCGGCTCCGGCTCCCGCGGCCGCTCCGTCGGGCATCCCGGACTGGGGTGCGCCTCAGGGGGCCGTTCCAGCGGGCATTCCGGACTGGGGCGCTCCCCAGGGTGCCGTTCCGGCGGGCATTCCGGACTGGGGTGCCACGCAGACGGTCCCGGCGACTCCGCTGGCCAAGTCGGGTGCTCCGACGGAGCGCAACCCGTTCCCGGACTTCCCGGGGCCGGGGGCTCCCCAGGCCCGGGAGATCCTCCCCGATCTTCCAACCATGCAGCCGGCACCGGCCCCCGCGCCGCCGGTGATCGCCGCCCCGCCCGCGAAGAAGGAAGAGGCTCCCGGCGAGCGCCAGGGTCCGCGTCTGGTGCAGCGTCTGGCCGCCGTGGCCGCCCAGCTCGTGGTGGCGGCGGTGCTGGTGGTCGGTCTCGTCGCCGTGGGAAGCGCCTGGCTCAACGATGGCCGGGTGGAGCTGTCGGCGCTGTCTCCCTCGCGCATTCGGGAGATGGTGTCGTCCACCCTGCCCCTGGTGCCGAAGGATCTCTCCAACGGCCTCTACGAGACGCGTGACGGACACACCCTCTTCTTCGTCCGCGGTGAGGTGGAGAACCGGGGCACCGCTCCTGTCCGGGTGAAGGCGCGCGTCGCGCTGTACGACGGGGACCAGAAGGTGAAGGGCGCCGAGGGCCTCGTGGGCGCCGTGCCCACGCCGGAGGAGCTCTACTCACTCTCGAACGCCAGTGAGGCCGACGCGCTGCGCGGCCGCCTGGACGGAGCCGCCAAAGAGGTGGCTCCCGGTGCCCGGGCGCCCTTCGTCGTCTTCTTCTACGAGTACCCGGCCGATCTGGCCGGCTTCCGGCTCGACGTGACGTTCGAGTCCCTGGCCAAGGAGGGGAACGCGGGCAATGCCCAGCCGTGA
- a CDS encoding polyhydroxyalkanoate synthesis regulator DNA-binding domain-containing protein: MSEPEQAGVPGKEPKVIKRYTNRKLYDTVESRYVTLDEIAAMIKDGVEVQIVDNRTKEDLTSVTLAQIIFEEEKKRNRMPLTVLREIIRHPGESLTDFIQKAVTPRVVSIREEAESRLDKLLRREDKREEDKQEGEPTPAEPAAEQAQAQPQEAAGGSGGASELLKASQRALEDWQRKIDERVKHVVENLAGNLPALGRDMAVLTQRLEELEKKLDELEKKNPQ, translated from the coding sequence ATGAGCGAGCCAGAGCAGGCAGGCGTGCCGGGCAAGGAGCCCAAGGTCATCAAGCGGTATACCAACCGCAAGCTCTACGACACGGTCGAGAGCCGGTATGTGACCCTCGATGAGATCGCCGCGATGATCAAGGACGGCGTGGAGGTCCAGATCGTCGACAATCGGACGAAAGAGGACCTCACCTCGGTCACGCTCGCGCAGATCATCTTCGAGGAGGAGAAGAAGCGGAACCGGATGCCCCTGACGGTGCTCCGGGAGATCATCCGCCATCCGGGCGAGTCGCTGACGGACTTCATCCAGAAGGCAGTCACTCCCCGTGTGGTGTCCATTCGCGAGGAGGCCGAGTCGCGCCTGGACAAGCTGCTGCGGCGCGAGGACAAGCGCGAGGAGGACAAGCAGGAGGGCGAGCCCACGCCCGCCGAGCCGGCGGCCGAGCAGGCCCAGGCGCAGCCGCAGGAAGCAGCCGGTGGCTCCGGTGGCGCGAGCGAGCTGCTCAAGGCCAGCCAGCGCGCGCTGGAGGACTGGCAGCGGAAGATCGACGAGCGGGTGAAGCACGTCGTGGAGAACCTGGCGGGCAACCTGCCGGCGCTCGGCCGCGACATGGCGGTGCTGACGCAGCGCCTGGAGGAGCTCGAGAAGAAGCTCGACGAGCTGGAGAAGAAGAACCCGCAGTAG
- a CDS encoding ParA family protein, whose amino-acid sequence MRRIAFINEKGGTCKTTLAVNTAAWLARVRGLKVLLVDLDTQGHAGKSLGLDVRTLPRNVFHLLTDPGVRLEDVIQPSALEGLSVLPSYKEMADFPLAVANDERRAHRLAERLAPAESAGYDVIVFDAPPSMGITTRNILVAATEVVVPVALTYFALDGCAEVADTVRQVAETEGRPELRITKVVPTLYRRTSLATAILERLKAYFPDTLAATPLGYNVKVDEAQSHGKTIWEYAPSSTGARMLGAIASEIYDGAPAKAKRGKKRVA is encoded by the coding sequence ATGCGGCGCATCGCCTTCATCAACGAGAAGGGTGGGACCTGCAAGACGACGCTGGCGGTCAACACCGCCGCGTGGCTCGCCAGGGTTCGCGGGCTCAAGGTCCTGCTGGTGGATCTGGACACGCAGGGGCACGCGGGCAAGTCGCTGGGGCTGGACGTGCGCACGCTGCCGCGCAACGTCTTCCACCTGCTCACCGATCCGGGCGTGCGCCTGGAGGACGTGATTCAGCCCTCGGCCCTCGAGGGTCTGTCCGTGCTGCCCTCGTACAAGGAGATGGCGGACTTCCCGCTGGCCGTGGCCAATGACGAGCGCCGCGCGCACCGGCTCGCGGAGCGGCTCGCCCCGGCCGAGTCCGCCGGCTACGACGTCATCGTCTTCGATGCGCCGCCGTCCATGGGCATCACCACGCGCAACATCCTCGTGGCCGCCACGGAGGTGGTGGTGCCGGTGGCGCTGACGTACTTCGCGCTCGATGGATGCGCCGAGGTGGCCGACACCGTCCGCCAGGTCGCCGAGACCGAGGGCCGCCCCGAGCTGCGCATCACCAAGGTGGTGCCCACGCTCTACCGGCGCACCTCGCTGGCCACCGCCATCCTCGAGCGTCTCAAGGCCTACTTCCCCGACACGTTGGCGGCCACACCCCTGGGCTACAACGTCAAGGTGGACGAGGCCCAGAGTCACGGGAAGACCATCTGGGAGTATGCCCCGAGCAGCACCGGCGCGCGGATGCTCGGCGCCATCGCGTCGGAGATCTACGACGGCGCGCCCGCCAAGGCGAAGCGCGGCAAGAAGCGCGTGGCGTAG
- a CDS encoding ArsA family ATPase has protein sequence MVGLLDKRLWIVSGKGGVGKSTIAAALALRSARAGRRTLVCEINTQERVSRLLGHQPVGPQVTKLEDNLWAVDVRPQEAMREYALMVLRFETLYKTVFENKVVRYFLRFIPSLQELVLLGKILFHAQEKRPDGQPLWDSIVMDAPATGHAITFLRVPQVLLQTLPPGPMTREAMKMRDILEDPATTAAVLVSLPEEMPVNETLELHAALRDQVRVRTHAAVLNAAFPERFTEDDLEALVDHPELLRVARAHHDRAAQTVLAEVKLERNLHVPVYQVPRIFTPGFGREAIEQVMGHLEPLVTGKAGT, from the coding sequence ATGGTCGGCCTGCTCGACAAGAGGTTGTGGATCGTCTCCGGAAAGGGCGGCGTGGGCAAAAGCACCATCGCCGCGGCGCTGGCGTTGCGCTCGGCGCGCGCCGGCAGGCGCACCCTGGTGTGTGAGATCAACACCCAGGAGCGCGTCAGCCGCCTGCTCGGGCATCAGCCCGTGGGCCCCCAGGTGACGAAATTGGAGGACAACCTGTGGGCGGTCGATGTCCGGCCCCAGGAGGCCATGCGCGAGTACGCGCTCATGGTCCTGCGCTTCGAGACCCTCTACAAGACGGTCTTCGAGAACAAGGTGGTGCGCTACTTCCTGCGCTTCATCCCCTCGCTGCAGGAGCTGGTGCTGCTGGGGAAGATCCTCTTCCACGCGCAGGAGAAGCGGCCGGATGGCCAGCCGCTGTGGGACAGCATCGTCATGGACGCGCCGGCCACGGGCCACGCCATCACCTTCCTCAGGGTGCCGCAGGTGCTGTTGCAGACGTTGCCGCCCGGGCCGATGACGCGCGAGGCGATGAAGATGCGGGACATCCTGGAGGACCCGGCGACGACGGCGGCGGTGCTGGTGTCGCTGCCCGAGGAGATGCCGGTGAACGAGACGTTGGAGCTGCACGCGGCGCTGCGCGACCAGGTGCGGGTGCGCACCCACGCGGCGGTGCTCAACGCGGCCTTCCCCGAGCGCTTCACCGAGGACGACCTGGAGGCGCTGGTGGACCACCCGGAGCTGCTGCGGGTGGCTCGGGCGCACCATGACCGGGCGGCGCAGACGGTGCTGGCGGAGGTGAAGCTGGAGCGCAACCTGCACGTGCCGGTGTACCAGGTGCCGCGCATCTTCACGCCGGGCTTCGGGCGCGAGGCCATCGAGCAGGTGATGGGCCACCTGGAGCCGCTGGTGACGGGGAAGGCGGGGACATGA